ATTCCCATTATCAAAAGCACTATCCCGCCGATAAATTGAAAAACATACCTTTTTATCTTCATGCCCGGCGACAACCATTTTAAAATTTTCATAATACCTCTTTGATCAAAAGTACAATTACACAGACTTTAAAAATCTATTCTAAAAAACTTCGTCTAATTCTTTTTGTTTAAGCGCCTTTCTTCCCATAGATTTAATCAACCTTTTATTCAATTCTTTGGCTGGGTGAAACCCCATCCTTTTTAATCTCTGGTTTAAAGCAGATACCTCTATCAGGATGGGAATGCTGCGGCCCGGACGAACGGGAATAACCAAATGAGGTAATTTAATCGCCAGGATTTTATAAATCTTTTCTTCAAGCCCTAAGCGCTCATATTCTTTCTTAGAATCCCACTTCTCCAGAGTTACCACCATGCCGATTCTTTTTCTATTTCTGACAGCGCCTACGCCAAATATTTCTTTAACATTTACAATCCCCAATCCTCTTATCTCCATATGATACCTAATTAATTCAGCTCCGCGGCCCATCAAAAATTTGCCAGCCTTAAGTTTTATCTCCACCATATCATCGGCTACCAGTCGATGGCCTCTTTCGATCAATTCTAAAGCGCATTCAGATTTGCCAACTCCGCTTTTACCGATGATCAACACCCCCACGCCATATACATCAAGAAACGTGCCGTGAAGGCTAAACTCCGGCGCAAGTTTGTCTTCCAGATAAACGGCAATTTTATTTATTAATCGGCTGGTGGAAAGGGTTGACCTTATAACCGCGACGTTATTTTTTATGGCAAGTTTGAGAAGTTCCTTAGGATAGCTTCTATTTCCAGTAATTACTATACAGGGAATATCGCAGGAAAAATAGCGCTGGAGACAGGTTGATCTTTCGCTCTTGGACAGCTTTTTAAGATAGGAAATCTCCGGACTATCAAAAATTTGCACTCCAGAAGGAGTAGA
The DNA window shown above is from Candidatus Omnitrophota bacterium and carries:
- the hprK gene encoding HPr(Ser) kinase/phosphatase, whose amino-acid sequence is MVKLTVKDFLSAGKDKLDLKLLNPEVNLGRRIKTATFLRPGLALAGYFGYSTPSGVQIFDSPEISYLKKLSKSERSTCLQRYFSCDIPCIVITGNRSYPKELLKLAIKNNVAVIRSTLSTSRLINKIAVYLEDKLAPEFSLHGTFLDVYGVGVLIIGKSGVGKSECALELIERGHRLVADDMVEIKLKAGKFLMGRGAELIRYHMEIRGLGIVNVKEIFGVGAVRNRKRIGMVVTLEKWDSKKEYERLGLEEKIYKILAIKLPHLVIPVRPGRSIPILIEVSALNQRLKRMGFHPAKELNKRLIKSMGRKALKQKELDEVF